The Callospermophilus lateralis isolate mCalLat2 chromosome X, mCalLat2.hap1, whole genome shotgun sequence genome contains the following window.
TATCTTCTAGAAATGAAAATTATTTGTCAACCCACACGACAGTAACATCAGTTTTCCCTTTTACTGAACTCCTTATAGCCAGTGCAGCAATTAAATTCAGGaaagattaaataatttaaaaaatttcttcagGTTCTGCTAAGTTCTTATAATTGTGCTCATTAATTTGAACAGTGTCAAGGAGGCATTACTGTATGATGATCTTCCTAATAGAAAAGTTTTTCCATTAAGATTTGTGATAAAATCACCAAGCTTACCGTACACCTGATGGGAAGAACTCCCTGCTCTGCAGCCACTCACTGAAAATTTAGGTTCTATTTTCAAAGACACTTACCCCTAAACAAATATGTAGAACTATTAGTTTCCTCCCTGTTGAGTGAATATCAACATACCTCTCTCCCAACAGGGGAGAATTATACAGAATATGGAAGGTTTCAGTGACTCAATTTAGCATCACAGTAGGTCAAGAAGCAGCTTAGACAATTTCCCCTTggaaaaataattacagtagaaaAGGAACTCTGTTCTCTAATGAAAACCCCCCAAAAATTAACCCTACCAAGTAAATCTGTTCTCATAAAATGAAGAAGACCTTTTATCCCACAGCATAACCCATTGCAAAAATAAACACCGTAAATTATCTAGAAAATACTTTGACAATACCAAAAGAACGCTTTGAAAATCCAGTAAGCCAAACCTTAATAACCCAATAAGATGTAAAGCCTGATAAGAAGCTGTTTCTTCAACaatacagaaaataatattttatgaacTCCTAtcctcctttttctctctttGACCCTGTGCTATCAACCTTCCAAGAATAGAATCATCAATGAAAGGAGGCAAATTGTTAGATTTAAGTCATCAAACAAATATGCTAAGTCTAACCAAAAAATCTGGAGAAGtcatagataaaataaaattgctacagaaacataaagtaaGACAGAAGTCCAAGGGACTTCAGCACCTGAGAAATCCGAAGAATTAATTCCCCAATCAATACTTCCTCTCTCACCAGATAAACGAATATTTTAACTTGGTGGGGGGTAGGGAATATCTTCAACATGGTCTCCAAGAAGCTCAAAAACTTCAGTGAAGAAAATACTTTAATAAACAAGATGAAATTGCTGGCCACATTTCTCATGTCCTAATTAAAACTCAGGCAAAATTATAGATCATAGGTTACTTAACAATCCTTACTCCATTTATTAGCAGTAAAACTCATGTTTTAAAATGCAAGCACGTTCTTAAATGAAGTATTATAATAAAGAGCCTGACTCCTACCTCCCCAATACAGATTTTTTAGCATACTGGAATAGCAGGAAATGCTTTACAAATTTTTTTCCCAACACTTTTACAAGTCAGACTCAAATCTAGTAACATTGTTCATTAAAAGAACATTCATCTCTTTATACATCTGAAGCAAACCTGCAGTGGGGGGCTGTGGATCTGTTATAATCCACAGGGAAAATAAACACTTTACAAGAGAAAACCGACCCAAGAAGTAAGTACTTCTAACAGAAGTCAACCAATGCTGAGAAACCTGTGAGGGTAAATCTTGTCCAGTCTTTACCAAGAAAGTTGCCCTTTTACCCGCTCCAAACGTTCCTGGTTGGATTCTCTCTGCTGACCTCCCAACCCTGGAACACATccccagttgcttccaaggaaGGGAACCTCACTCCTTCACGCAGAGGCCTCAGCACCCAGAGGCATTTTGCTTCCCTAACCCGGAATTCCGTTTTATCCTTTTGGAGGAGGCGGGCTAGGAAACACTTGGTCCAGCACTTttacctctattttgtcaagaccGGCCATGCACAGACTGGAAGGTGAATGCTAGCAGACCCCAAGAGGATAAAACTGCGGTCATTCTGATGGAGGTTACAGGACTTTGAGAAGAGGAGGTAAAAGGGACTGGCGGGCTTAAGGGCTTTATCTGTGAAAGAGTCCAGTGTAATCGAATTTTAATTTAAAGCCTGTGGAACCTGGAGTACCAGATGGTAATGAGGAGTTGTCGAGGAATATGAAAGGGCTTGAACCAGCACCCAGTGCGCACAGCAGGTATTCAGATGCTCAGTTCCAAACTTTGGCGGGCCCAGAGTCCCTGGGAGGGCTCCAAATTTAGTGCAGCCCTTCCTAAGGAACCAGTCTGAGTTCTGCCAAGGTTAGTAGAAATGCTCGCGTGGGAAGGAGTGGCTAGCTATCTTAGAATGCATAGCGAATCTGTGCCCTGAGCCGAGAAAGGTGACGTTTTGGGGAGGAGAAACTTACCGCATGTCCCCGTAAGGTCCGGAGTAGCTCTCCATCCAGGGTCCCATCTCGCTTTTgacacaactgggactgggatagGGCACTCTGCTCACCACGCCGCCAGGGTACCATACATCGGGTGCAGGAAAGTCGCTCTCCTGTCCTGCCAGCCCCTGAGGTGGTCGAGTGTACCCATAGGGGGCTACAGCCCCTGCCTCTCCTGCGCTGCCGCCACTGCCTGCGCCGCATGGTCCGTACAACTGCCCTTCTTCTGCTGAGAAGAGAGTGTGCCAGGAAGAGGAGGCGGCTGCCGAGGGCGATACGGAGCTGGGTCCCGCGGCACCTCCGCCGTGCAAGCTTCCCAAGTCCCCATAGCGGCACTGCGCTGCGGCTGCTGCCCAGGCACTGCTATAGTCTAGCGGGTTCTCCAGCTTGATGCGGGCGTGCGGATGGGGGGGTGGTGGAGGGGGCGGTGGCCCAGCCAGGGCCAGCGGAAAGTTGTAGTAGTCGCGACTCTGGTACGCTGCCGCTTCGTCCAATGCTCCGGACTTGTAGATAGACAGAGTGGACGGCAGCTCAAGTGTCCCTGAGCTCCCTGCTTCGCTGCTGCCAGAGCAGCCCAGGCCCTCGCCGTCCAGACCTTTGGCGTAAGGTCCCTTGAAAGAGGAATACTCAGCAATCTCTTCAGTGCCCTTTCCTGGGCCGTCGTCCAGCAAAGAACCTTTGCATTCGGCCAGCGGGGCACAGGGAGTGCTACGCACAGCGGGCGGACCTCCCAGGAGCGGCGCGTACATGCAATCTCCCCGAAGCTGTTCCCCAGGACTCAGATGCTCCAATGCCTCCACACCCAAGCCCATGGACACTGACACCGCCTTACACAATTCCTTTGCACTGTCAGATATGGTGGAGTTGCCCCCTAGGTAACTGTCCTTAGAGGAGGCGGGAGCCCCAGCGGCCTCCCTAGCTCTCCCGCTGCTACCATCGGATACCACCTCCTGCTGTTGCTGTTGCTGTTGCTGAAGGAGTTGCATGGTGCCGGCCTCGCTTAGGATGTCTTTAAGGTCCGCGGAGCAGCTGCTTAAGCCCTGGAAAGTGGGCCCCAGCAGGGACAGCGTGGATGGGGCAGCTGAGTCATCCTCGTCtggaggtgctggcggcggctgcgGCAGCCCCTTGCCGGCGGCGGTAGCAGCTCCTGGCTCTGAGAGACAGCCGCTCTCGGGGTGGCCCTCGGGGGCTGACTGATGTTGTGAAGGCTGCTGTTCCTCGTCCAGGGCCAGGTAGCCTGTGGGGCCTCTGATGTGGGCTTGGGGAGAGCCATTCTCACCCTGTTGCTGCTGCCGGGGGCTGCTCTCCTGCTGCTGCTGCAAACGGGCGCCGGGAGGTGCTGTGCTGGAGGCCTCAGGGTGCCGGGGGCCCGGGTTCTGGATCACTTCGCGCACGCTCTGGAACAGATTCTGGAAAGCTCCTCTATAGGTCTTGGACGGAGGTCGGGGGTAGACCCTCCCGAGTCCTAACTGCACCTCCATCCTTAAACTAAGCTGAATCTTCCACTTAATTCCCTtaccctgtctccctttttcttgcTCAGAAGAGTTCAACAGGCTGAGATGATGCGGTAGTCGCTGCAGTTAGGTGTCCACCTGCGGGAAGCTCCGGGAAAGAAAACTtgcaggagcaaaaaacaaaccaaaccaaaacacacaaacaacaacaacaataaaaaaaaaaaaaagcgttctGACAGCCTCAAAGTCCTGTGTTGAGGAAAATACGCGCTGGACACAATCTGCCCTGCTAGGCTTACAGTCTGTTTCTAAATACTTGAATGGCAGATTCAAAAGATGCTCAAATCTTGGGGGGAGGGAGGTCCTCTGCTTTCCAAATTCAATGTCCAGTGAAGCAGGTGCAAATAAAAATTgggttattttctttttgttttgttttggctttgtttggttttgtttggttttgttttcaacTACTGAAACCCTGCCATTTCATCTTTTGATCTCTGGCTCTGCACTCACGGGGGCGGTGGGGGGGGGCAGCAGGAGGAGGTAGAGGGGGATTGTGGGGAACCAAGGGGCCCTCCCTGCGTGCTAAGGAGTCAGGTCCTGGCTGCAGTGCTGAAGCGCTCCCCAGTCGCCCAGATCCCAAGAGCCTTCTTTGCAACGTGCAGCTAGCTCGCTTGCTCGCAGCCAAAGGGAGTTACCTCTCTGCAAACTGGCTGGCAGAGCTGGGCCGACGGGGTTGAAGGGGAGAGGGTTTGTGGGAGGGGGGGCAGACCAAGAGTAGCTGGCGGAGGCAGCTGCGGGAGAGGAGACCTGGGGTGGGGGGGTTGAAGGGGAGGAGGACAAAGGCAGCCGTCAGTCCTACCCGGCACTTTCCTCGTTTCCTCCGAGTCTCTAGCAGCTTTTAGAAACTTCGCCGAAGAGGAAAGGGCAGCTCCAGGGCGGCGGCTTCGAAGCCGCTGAGCTGCAACAGGCGTTGGCTGTCGCTGGAGCCGGGCTGGGGTGGCGCGGTGCGTCCCTTCTGCTCCTGTACGGTACTGGAGCGGCTAGCTAGATCTTTTTCCCTCCGTCGCCTCCTCTGCCTCCAGGTTTGCTCCGGACCCTCCGTGTCTCCCAGCAGGCTGGCTCCCCGGGATCTCGGAGGGGGCGCTGGGAGGTGGAAAGCAAATGCAACAGTTTGCGAGTCGGTCCCGCCCCCGCCAGGCCGGCCTCCTAGCCTTCCCacctcctttctctctcccctcccctctccttttctcccctcccctccccgcaagCTAgcgcccagtggctctggagaaaCAAGTGCTGGCACAGCGTGGGTGAGGGCAGGAGCGGCTCGCTCTAGCCCCGGAGGACCCCTGCTCCTGGAATACCTCTTACTTTCCTATACCGGGGTTCAGGAGCCTGGCCAAAAGCTTTAACCTGGAGCTTTATTTTGAGGACAGGGCTGCGGGATCTCCTGAAGGCCAGCACTCAACACATTTGAATCCAAAGCCCAGTACCAAATCAGAGGCTTGGGGTGGTGAGGAGAAGGGGCGACAGGAGCACGTTGAAAATATTGTCTCCTACAAATTAAGAAGCAAGCTACAGCCTAGCCCGCTGGTACTTGCTGAAACCTTTGTGATTACCACATGGAGCTAGATTGGGCCTCATGGCAGGGTGCCATTTGCTCTGGGAACCCTAGGCCCTAGGAACCAGAGGTCATTCCTGCTGTATTCTCTGATCTCTTCCTGTCTAGAATTGCCTCTAACCAGCAGTTCACACCTATCCAAAGTTGCATAGTACAAAAACACTCAAACAGGCAAACAACGCAAAACACAGCAACTGCTTGACATTTACATGTGGACCCTTGATTTTGTCCAGAGCTTTGCAAatgtttgtttgtattcttggagTTTCCAAGATGTCTTTGCATATTTTAAACTTTTGAACTGTACTATCCAAGGAATAGAACCTATGTAGGGCTGCTTTTCTTCCTCTTGATTGGCAGCTAAGGGTGGAGAGTGATCTGGGACTGCAACTCTCCTTCCAGAGGAGTTTCACAGCCCCTGTGTAAAGATGGAGCAGAGGTGGGAATGTAACAAAAGAGGAAATGAAAGGGAAGACCTATAAGCAATGTTTTCTCATAGGAAGGCCTTTGGCCTCCCTAGCTTTTATAttccttagaccactgtgtcccagaagGCTTACATAGATTTTCCCTAAGACTTGAATATTACAGACTTCTAAAGAGAAAAGAGGGATTGCTGCTTTATCTTGCTCACAGGGAAGTATTATGGGCATTACTTACTTGACCAAAAGAGGTAACTTAAATCTGAAGGCAAAAATGAGGGGACATGATCAGCTCTATCTCACAGATGAACAAGTAGAAGCAAGGACATAATTTGTTCTGTGTTCCATAATAGCAGAACCTGAGCCAGTCTTCTTCATTATTTTAGCTAGACCTGTCAATCTCCTGAACACTTGGTAAATGGCTATAAATGAACATTCCAGAATACTAAGGCCTGAGGACCCTTTCACCTGAGGAGGTGAAAAATTGTCAGCTTAGACATTAATAGCTACAGACCTCCCTGGACATATGCCAATAatacccccccccctttttgatGAAGACTCACAAATCCCTCCTTGTGGTAAAGAAGCAGTCATACAATCCATATGATGCCAAATTGTAACATGCCTAAATTCCATTCCTTATTTTAATGGGAAATAGGAATATATAACTCCAATGCACAGACAATTTGTAACTTTATTTGAATGGTCATCACAACCTCAAGCCCACCAAACTTTTAAACTAGAGTTGCTCAAAGGGAATTTAGTCAGCTGGAAGTATGGTAGGATGACTTGAACATAGATCTCAGAACCAGAAGAACTACTTTTCTGAGGACTGACACTAAAGTGAGGTATTAATGGCAGTGAATGAACAATGCAAGATGGAGGAAGGAAGTTAGAAGAAAAGAGGCATGAACAAATTAAGAAGAGGAATATTTCTCCTAAGTTACCTtttgaataaatggcagccaaacCTACATCTGAAGAAGTCTAAAGTTTGTGTTGTCTCAATAGCACAAAAATTGTCTTCACTTTCCTCATCAGAAAATTGTAGCCAATATTACTTACCTTCAGAAGGCTGATGTAGCAATTTAAAGGTATCATATACAGAGAACAAATTTATAAATAGGAAAGCATTCTAAAAAATCTGATGGATCACATTTTTTAAAGTAGAACAAACTATTCACAAGTGTTATAAGGAAAGTTAACTACTTTGAGCATATTAGGGACATATGCATACTTTATTTGAAAGTTTTGAACTCGGATCCATCATCTTCAATCTTATTTTCcttccattgttttaagaagataAACAGGCATGAATTTAAGAATATtacaaaaattctgtatttacatcagctttcttctttctcctcccccTTCATTTGCAATTTTTAAACTGTAATAGATTTAGAGGTGTGCTCTCAGGTTGGTCTAGTTGAGAGTAAGTTCTGCTATTGGTGTCTTTGCAACTTCAAGTGGGCTTTGTTAATGGAATCTACCTTAGTTCCTTGCTCTTTAAAATTAGAATCAGCTGACCTCTGGAAAATGGTAAACATTTATTTCCTAAATATCTCTCAAATATACCAAACTCTTTTCATCTCTATTGCTGCCAAACTAGTTTGAGGCACTATTTATTCCTACCTGGCCCACTGCAAATTGTCTCTTTCCTTCCACTCTTATTTTACCACAATTGGTTCTACACAGAGATTTTTGAAAAATAGCCTCATCAAGGCACATTTGACATGTAATAAACTACATATATTAAAGCCATACAAATggttaattaaaatatatatatatatatatatatgtatatatatatatatatatatatatatatatatatatatatatactcatgaAATCATCACCTAATCAAGACAGTGAAAATGTAAATCACTTGAAAAGTTTCTTCTGTAATTCCTCTCCACCTGTCCTATACTCCACCCTCTCAGGCAACTAATGATATGCTTTCTGTCAATATGGATTACTtttgattttccagaattttatagcAATGGAATCACAATACATACTTTTTGTCTTTTATCTTGCACTGAGCATAATGTCTTTGGTATCCATCTAAGCTATTGTATATACTACTACTTAGttctttcttctttattgctAAGCAGTATTCCATTGTGTTGCTACATCACAGTTTTGATTATCCATTTGCTTACTGATAGACATTTGAGTTCTTTCCAGTTTCAGGCTGTTACAAATAAAGTTGCTATGGATATTTATACAAAATCCTTCATATGTATTAATGCTTTCATTTCCCTTTGGTAAATAAAATACTTATTTATGGAATGGGTGTGTCACAGTTCTAAGAAACTGACAAACTGTTCTGAAATTGTTATaccattttaaattttcatttaaattctcttatgagaattcctgttctacacatcttcaccaacacttggtatgatcagtctttttaatttttgcattCTAATCTAGATGGATAaagattttttcatttaatttgcatttacccAAAGAATAATGATATACAGCATTTTCCAtgtgtttgttttccatttgtacattttaaaatgaagtctaaaaatttttgtctatttttaaaaattagtttttattttattatgaattttttGGTTATGTACTCATCAAAGAAAGACTACATCAAAATTTTGATTTAACAATGTTTTCTATCTGTAGTTTCATTGGTTTACCAGTGTCTCTTGATGAGCAGACAATTTTAATTCTGATGAAG
Protein-coding sequences here:
- the Ar gene encoding androgen receptor, whose product is MEVQLGLGRVYPRPPSKTYRGAFQNLFQSVREVIQNPGPRHPEASSTAPPGARLQQQQESSPRQQQQGENGSPQAHIRGPTGYLALDEEQQPSQHQSAPEGHPESGCLSEPGAATAAGKGLPQPPPAPPDEDDSAAPSTLSLLGPTFQGLSSCSADLKDILSEAGTMQLLQQQQQQQQEVVSDGSSGRAREAAGAPASSKDSYLGGNSTISDSAKELCKAVSVSMGLGVEALEHLSPGEQLRGDCMYAPLLGGPPAVRSTPCAPLAECKGSLLDDGPGKGTEEIAEYSSFKGPYAKGLDGEGLGCSGSSEAGSSGTLELPSTLSIYKSGALDEAAAYQSRDYYNFPLALAGPPPPPPPPHPHARIKLENPLDYSSAWAAAAAQCRYGDLGSLHGGGAAGPSSVSPSAAASSSWHTLFSAEEGQLYGPCGAGSGGSAGEAGAVAPYGYTRPPQGLAGQESDFPAPDVWYPGGVVSRVPYPSPSCVKSEMGPWMESYSGPYGDMRLENARDHVLPIDYYFPPQKTCLICGDEASGCHYGALTCGSCKVFFKRAAEGKQKYLCASRNDCTIDKFRRKNCPSCRLRKCYEAGMTLGARKLKKLGNLKLQEEGETSSAGSPTEEPAQKMTVSHIEGYECQPIFLNVLEAIEPGVVCAGHDNNQPDSFAALLSSLNELGERQLVHVVKWAKALPGFRNLHVDDQMAVIQYSWMGLMVFAMGWRSFTNVNSRMLYFAPDLVFNEYRMHKSRMYSQCVRMRHLSQEFGWLQITPQEFLCMKALLLFSIIPVDGLKNQKFFDELRMNYIKELDRIIACKRKNPTSCSRRFYQLTKLLDSVQPIARELHQFTFDLLIKSHMVSVDFPEMMAEIISVQVPKILSGKVKPIYFHTQ